The Pseudomonas sp. LFM046 region GTTGGGCCTCGCAGGCTCGGCGCCAACCTACGGTCTTGCCTTGCAGTTTCGTAGGTGTGATAGCCAGTTTCGTAGGGTGGATAACGCTCTTCTTATCCACCAGCGGCGCCCGGCCGAACGACGATTGGTGGACCGAAAAAGCGTGGTCCACCCTACGTGAAAGCCGTCCCTTCTCCCGGTGTCAGATACGGAAGCTCCCCACCAGCTGCTGCAGTCGCACCGCCTGCTGATCCAGGTCGGCGCAGGCGCGCAGGGTGGCCTGCAGGTTCTCCACGCCTTCCTGGTTGAGGGTGTTGATCTCGGTGATGTCCATGTTCAGCGAGTCGACCACGGCGGTCTGTTCCTCGGTGGCGGTGGCCACCGACTGGTTCATGCCGTCGATCTCGCCGATGCGCTGGGTCACGCTGCCCAGGCGCTGGCCGGCCTGGTTGGCGATCTCCACGCTCTGCTCGCTGTAGCGCTGGCTCTCGGTCATGGTGGTGACCGCCTCGCGGGCGCCGACCTGCAGCTCCTCGATCATCTGCTGGATTTCCTGCGCCGATTCCTGGGTGCGGTGGGCCAGGTTGCGCACCTCGTCGGCGACCACGGCGAAGCCACGGCCGGCTTCCCCGGCGCGGGCGGCCTCGATGGCGGCGTTCAGGGCGAGCAGGTTGGTCTGCTCGGAGATGCCCTTGATCACCTCGAGGATCTGGCCGATGTTCACCGTCTTGCTGTTCAGCGTCTCGATGTTGCCGCAGGAGGCACGGATCTTCCCGGACAGCTCGTTCATCGCCTGGATGGTGCGCTCCACCACCTGGCGGCCGTCCTCGGCGAGGGTGCGCGCGGAGGAGGCCTGGTGCGAGGCATCGGCGGCGTTGCGGGCGATTTCCTGGGCGGCGGCGCCCAGTTCGTTTATCGCGGCGGCGACGCTGTTGGTGCGATTGGCCTGCTCGTCGGAATTGCTCATCGACGAGTTGGAGGCATTCAGCACCAGCTTGGCCACCTGGTTGACCTGGGCGGTGGCCGAGGACACTTCGCGGATCGAGCCGTGGATGCGCTCGACGAAGCGGTTGAAGGCGCCGGCCAGCTCGCCGAACTCGTCCTGGGCGTGGATCACCAGGCGGCGGGTCAGGTCGCCTTCGCCCTGGGCGATGTCCTGCATGGCGCGGCCCATGGTGTGCAGCGGTTGCATCAGCACGCGGATCAGCATGCCCAGCAGCATGATGATGAGCACCACGGCGATCAGGGTGGCGACGATGGCCGAGGCGCGGAACTCGCTGAGCATGCCGTAGGCCTTGCCCTTGTCGATCGACAGGCCGAGGTACCAGTTGACCGAGGGCAGGCCCTTGATCGGGGTGAAGGTGATGATGTGGGTGGCACCATCGAACTCCACTTCGCTGAAGTCGCTGCCGATGGCCGGCGTGTTCTGCGGGAACACGTCACGCAGGGTCTTCATCACCAGGTCCTTGTTCGGGTGCACCAGGATCTTGCCGTCGGCGCTGACCAGGAAGGCGTGACCTGTGCCGCGGAAGTCCAGGGCGTTGATGATCTTCACCAGGGTATCCAGGCCCAGATCGCCGCCCGCCACACCGAGGGACTGCACCGGCGTGGCAATGGTCATGGTCAGCTTGCCGGTGGACGCGTCCACGTAAGGCTCGGTCAGGGTCGTGCCACCGGCGCTCTTCGCGGCCTGGTACCAGGGGCGGGTGCGCGGGTCGTAGCCATCGGGCATGGGGTCGTCAGGACGCATGGTGAAGTGCCCCTCCTGAGTCCCGAAGTAGGTGAAGACGAAGGTGGAGGCCAGTGCCCGCTGTTGCAGCAGGGTTGGCACCGCGTCAGGCGAAGGGTTGGCGGCCAGGGATTCGGCCACGCTTTCCACCAGCAGGATCCGGCCCGAAAGCCAGTTCTGGATATTGCTGGCGGTGATATCGCCCATTTCATGCAGATAGTTTTCCAGGTCGTCTCGGAGCGCATTCCTTTGCAAGTAATCGTTGTACAGGGTGAACAGCGAGAAAGCTGCGATTACCACCAGGGAGGCGGCAAGCAGAATCTTGTGGCTGAACCTGAGGTTTTTGATCATGTTTGCTTGCGTCCGGTTGGGTCAGGCACCAGTCTTCTGGCACACGAGTGCTGAAAAAACTGAGTAGAAACGTCGGTTTATGTATCGGCTGGACCCTGTGAAAGCTTTAATCCGAGGAGGGCAAAATGCCCGATCAACGTTCCGTGATTCTTGGTGCTGACCAAGAGGGCAATGCTGTTTCCCAGGCCATGAAACTGGCCAACCGCCACGGCCTGATCGCCGGTGCCACCGGTACCGGCAAAACCGTGACCCTGCAGCGCCTGGCCGAAGTGTTCAGTGATGCCGGCGTGGCGGTGTTCGCCGCGGACATCAAGGGTGATCTCTGCGGCCTGGGCGCCGCCGGCAATCCCCAGGGCAAAGTGGCCGAACGCATTGCCTCCATGCCATGGCTGGGCCACCAGCCCCGCGCCTATCCGGTCACCCTGTGGGATGTCGCCGGCCAGTCCGGTCATCCGTTGCGCACCACCCTGAGCGAAATGGGCCCGCTGCTCCTGGGCAACCTGCTGGAGCTGACGGACAGCCAGCAGGCCGCGCTCTACGCCGCGTTCCAGGTGGCTGACCGCGAGGGCCTGCTGCTGCTCGATCTCAAGGACCTCAAGGCCCTGCTCAACCACCTCAAGGATCACCCGGAGCTGCTGGGCGAGGATCGCGCCCTGTTCGCCGGCGCATCCGCCCAGGCCCTGCTGCGGCGCCTGGCCACCCTGGAACAGCAAGGCGCCGAAGCGCTGTTCGGCGAGCCAGCCCTGCAACTGGAGGACATCCTCCAGCCCGATCGCGATGGTCGCGGGCGCATCCATCTGCTGGACGCCAGTCGCCTGGTGCACGAGGCGCCCAAGGTCTACGCCACCTTCTTGCTGTGGCTGCTGGCGGAACTGTTCGAACAGCTCCCCGAACGCGGCGACGCCGACAAGCCGGTGCTGGCGCTGTTCTTCGACGAGGCCCACCTGCTGTTCAGCGATACCCCGAAGGCCCTGCAGGAGCGCCTGGAGCAGGTGGTCCGGCTGATCCGCTCCAAGGGCGTCGGCGTCTACTTCGTCACCCAGTCCCCCAGCGACCTGCCGGACGACGTGCTGGCCCAGCTCGGCCTGCGCATCCAGCACGGCCTGCGGGCCTTCACTGCCAAGGAACAGAAAGCCCTGCGCGCGGTGGCCGACGGTTTCCGCCCCAACCCGGCCTTCGACACCCTGTCGGTACTCACCGAACTGGGAATCGGTGAAGCCTTGGTGGGCACCCTGGAAGAGAAGGGCACCCCGGCTGTGGTCCAGCGGGTTGCCATCGCCCCGCCGCAGTCGCGCATCGGTCCGCTGAACGAAAGCGAACGGGTCGCGCTGGTGCGGAACTCGCCCCAGGCCGGCCGCTACGACAAAGCCATCGACCGTGAGTCGGCTTATGAAATGCTCACTGCCCGCGCGGCCCAGGCTCCCGCCGAGACGCCTGAGCCGAGCGGTGGCAAGGCGTCGAGTGGGCCCGGCATGGGCGACCTGGCCGGTGAACTGCTCGGCAGCCTGGCCAGCCAGGTCATGAAGACGGCGGTACGCCAGGCGGCGAACCAGATCGGCCGGCAATTGGTGCGTGGGCTGATGGGCTCGCTGCTGGGCGGTAGCAAGCGTCGCTGAGGAGAATCAGGCCCTGTAGGGTCCAGAACGAAAAAGGGCGCCAGAAGGCGCCCTTTTTCATGCTCGTCCAAATCAGACGATAAAGGTGATGGCCAGCCAGAACAGGCCGGCGGAAAGCGCCATCGAGGTGGGTAGGGTGAGCACCCAGGCCATCAGGATGTTGCGCACGGTGCCGCCTTGCAGGCCGCTCTTGTTGGCGACCATGGTGCCGGCGACGCCGGAGGACAGTACGTGAGTGGTCGAGACCGGCAGGCTGTAGATGTTGGCCAGGCCGATGGCACAGGCAGCGGTGATCTGCGCGCTCATGCCCTGTGCGTAGGTCATGCCGTGCTTGCCGATCTTCTCGCCGACGGTGCGCACCACGCGCTTCCAACCCACCATGGTGCCGATGCCTAGTGCCAGGGCGACGGCCAGGATCACCCAGAAGGGCGCGTATTCGGTGGTGGCGGTCAGGTCCTTGCGCAGCTTCTCCAGGTCGGCCTTCTCGCGGGCCGGCAGCTCGGAGAGCTTGCCTACCTTCTTCGCGGTGTCGTCCAGGCAGAGCAGGTAGCGGCGGACCTCGATGCGGGCTTCGTCGCTCAGGTCGTTGTAGCTGGCGATACCGTTGAGGTCGCGGAGCAGGGCGGCGATGGTCGGCTCGGTCTGCTTGGGATCGCAACGGTAGAGCTTGGGCATGTCGCTGCCGTTGCTCTTGCCCAGGGCCAGCATCTCACCGAGGGTATCGGAGTGGCGCTGGTAGAACTGGCTGAGGTGGATCGCGGCGTCGCGGGTACGCTCGATCTGGTAGGTGGTGCTGTTGAGGTCCATCACGAACTTGGCCGGGACGATGCCGATCAGCACCAGCATGATCAGGCCGACGCCTTTCTGGCCGTCGTTGGAGCCGTGCACGAAGCTCACCGCCATGGCGGAAAGCACCAGCACCAGACGGTTCCAGAAGGGCGGATGCTTCTTCTCATCCAGCTCCTTACGGGTTTCCGGCGTCTTGTGCATCTTCGACAGCGGGTACAGCCACTTCAGGCTCAGCAGCACCAGGGCGGCAACCATGAAGCCTGCCGCCGGGGAGAAGATCAGCGACAGGCCGATATCGATGGCCTTGCCCCAGTTCACGCCTTCGGACAGCGGAATTTCGGTGAGCAGGGCGTTTGCCAGGCCGACGCCCAGGATCGAACCGATCAGGGTGTGGGAGCTGGAGGCCGGGATACCGAAGTACCAGGTGCCCAGGTTCCAGGCGATCGCTGCGGTGAGCAGGCTGAACACCATGGCCAGGCCGTGGCCGGTATTGACGTTGATCAGCAGCTCCACCGGCAGCAGGTGGACGATGGCATAGGCCACGCCAACGCCGCCCAGCAGCACACCGAGGAAGTTGAAGACCCCCGAAAGGAACACCGCCCGGTAGGGCGACATCGCCTTGGTGTAGATGACGGTGGCCACCGCGTTGGCGGTGTCATGGAAGCCGTTGATGAATTCGAAAGTCAGGACGAATGCCAGGGCGAGACAGAGGCTCAGCACCAGCCAGGCATCAAGCCCACTGAAGAGATCGAACATGAAGGTTTAGTGACTGGGTCGGAAAGGGGCCGCGATTATGCCAGAAAACCGGTCGCCGCCCAGACCCGGATGCCGAGCGGCTTCTGGTGACCCACGACTTAGTTGTCGCAAATCAATTCGAGCGGTTACCCGGCTGGCGGGTGCGACAATCTGTCAGGGGTCCTGCCGGAGTTCCTTCTCGATCTTCTCGATTTCTCTTTCGAAGCTCTTGTCCAGTAGGCTGGGTTTCTTGCGCCAGGGTTTTCGCTCAGGGTCCCTTTGCGCGGCATAGGTTGTAATTTCGCCGCCGTATACGTCCTTGTAACGTTGCGCCTGGCGCTCGAGCTCGGCGCGCAGTTCGTCTTTCGTCACGTTGTTCTTTCCGTCTCTTTGATCAATGGTCTTGAAGTGGAATGGGCAGTCTAGAGGCCTTGGCCCCCATGGCGTCGCTTACCCGGTCCAAGCCGTTGGCGCGGCTTTTTGTAGGACAAAGTTCAGTTGTCGCAATTAAACGGTACTTTCCCACGCACATCGGAAAGACCCTGCGACTATTCAGGGGTTCAAAGCAAACGTCACTTCGTACCCACCGAGAACATTGCAAATTATAACAAGCAAACGGGAAAGCTCCATTAATGGAGCCCCCCTGGAATGTGAAGAATTTCTATCGTTCGGCAGTCAGAGGTTTCCGGTGAGAGACCGGATAATTCTGCCGAGAGTTTCCATCGCTTGTTCGCTGGAATTGCTCCAGGGATGACCAAAGTTCAGCCGAGCGCAATGGCCGAAACGCCGTGTTGCGGAAAAAATCGGCCCCGGCGCGATACTGATGCCCTGGGCCAGGGCGAGCTGGAACAGGCGTAGCGAGTCCACCTGCTCAGGGAATTCCAGCCAGAGGAAGTAGCCGCCGTCCGGTTGGCTGACCCGGGTTTCTTCGGGGAAGTGCCGGGCCACCGCCGCCAGCATGGCGTTGCGCTGGCTTTCCAGGGCATAGCGCAGCTTGCGCAGGTGGCGGTCGTAGCCGCCGTGTTGCAGGTAGTCGGCGATGGCCGCCTGGGCCGGCACCGAGGCGGAGATGCTGGTCATCAGCTTCAGCCGCTCGATCTGGCTGGCGAAGCGTCCGCCGGCCACCCAGCCGACCCGGTAACCCGGTGCCAGGCTCTTGGAGAAGGAACTGCAGTGCATCACCAGGCCTTCCGTGTCGAAGGCCTTCACCGGTTTGGGCGCGTGCTGGCCGAAGTACAGCTCGGCGTAGACGTCGTCCTCGATCATCGGCACCTGGTGCTTGGCCAGCAGCGCCGCCAACTGACGCTTCTTGCCTTCGGAGAGACTGGCTCCCAGCGGGTTCTGGAAGTTGCTCATGAACCAGCAGGCCTTGATCGGCAGGCGTTCCAGGCTGTCTTCCAGCACTTGCAGGTCAATGCCGTCGCGGGGATGCACGGGGATTTCCACCGCCTTCAGCTTCAGGCGCTCCAGCACCTGCAGGCTGGCATAAAAGGCTGGCGCCTCGATGGCCACGAGGTCCCCGGGGCGGGCCACCACCTGCAGGCAGAGGTTCAGGGCTTCCAGCGCGCCATTGCAGATCACCAGCTCCTCGATGGGCAGCGGCAGGCCTCCGACCATGTAGCGCAGGGCGATCTGCCGGCGCAGGGCGTGGTTGCCCGGCGTCATGTCGGCCACCGTGGAGCGCGGGTCCATCTCCCGCACCGCGTGGGCCATGGAGCGAGCCAGGCGGGGCAGGGGAAAGAGTTCCGGGCTGGGGAACGCCGAGCCGAAGGGCACGGTGTCCGGGTCCTTGATGGAGCTCAGTACCGAGAACACCAGCTCGCTGACATCCACTTCCGTGGTCGCCGCTTCCCGGGGCCCGGGTTGGGGTTCCGGCAGCGGCCGGCGCACGTGCTCGCAGACGAAATAGCCGGAGCGCGCTCGGGCCATGATCAGCCCGCGGCTTTCCAGCAGGTAGTAGGCCTGGAACACGGTGGACGCGCTCACCCCGTAGGTGCGGCTGGCGTGGCGCACCGAGGGCACCTTCTGACCCGGCGCCAGGACTCCGGTGCGGATCAGCTCGGCGATCTCGTCGGCGAATTTCTCGTAGCGCTTCATCTTTTCCTGAGTGGGCAGCAGCAGGGCGGTGCCCAACTCTAAGCGCTCGGCGCGTGCGCCGCCATGATCCCGGGCCATGGGTCAACGCCTCGGGCTGACGAAGGTGCTGCCGGCGCTGGCTTCGGTGGCCGGGTCATCCAGGCTGCGTACCACGAAGCGCAGGGGCCGCGAGCCGGCCGGGCCGCCGTCGTCGGTCAGGGCCACCGAGACCGGCAGCGAGAGGATCTCACCGGCGCCGATGCTCACCTGGTGCTCACCCTGCAGGCGGAACCCCGCGGTGTCGGCCAGTTCGACGACATAGCGCTGGGCGCGCTGGGTCTTGTTGATCAACTTGAGGTTGTAGATGTTCTCGATCTCGCCGGCGGCGTTCTCGCGGAACATGCCACGGTCCTTGATCACATCCACCGACAACTGCGGGCGAGTGGCGCCCATCCAGCCCAGGGCAACGATCATCAGCACCAGGGCGGTGGCGTAGCCGATCAGGCGCGGCCGCAGCAGCCGGGTCCGGCCACCTTCCAGGGCGCGCTCCGAGCTGTAGCCGACCAGGCCTCGGGCGTAGCCCATGCGGTCCATGATCGAATCGCAGGCGTCGATGCAGGCGGCGCAGCCGATGCAGGCGATCTGCAGGCCATCGCGGATGTCGATGCCGGTGGGGCAGACCTGGACGCACATCTGGCAGTCGATGCAGTCCCCCAGCCCCTGGGCTTTCGGGTCGCTGTCTTTCTTGCGCGGGCCACGGGATTCGCCGCGGGCGGCGTCGTAGGAGACGATCAGGGTGTCCTTGTCGAACATCACGCTCTGGAAGCGGGCGTACGGGCACATGTGGATGCACACCTGCTCGCGCATCCAGCCCGCATTTATATAAGTGGCGGCGGTGAAGAAGATCACCCAGAACAGCGCGGTGCCGCCGATCTCCCAGGTGAACAGGTTGGCCACCAATTCCCGGACCGGGGTGAAGTAGCCGACGAAGGTGATCGCAGTGGCCAGACTGATGGCCAGCCACAGCCCGTGCTTGACCCCACGGCGGAGCAGCTTGCCGGCGCTCCAGGGCGCGGCGGCCAGCTTGATGCGCTGGTTGCGGTCACCCTCGGTGACCTGCTCGCACCACATGAAGATCCAGGTCCAGACGCTCTGCGGACAGGTGTAGCCGCACCAGACGCGGCCGGCGAACACCGTGATGAAGAACAGGCCGAAGGCGCAGATGATCAGCAGCCCCGACAGCAGGATGAAGTCCTGCGGCCAGAAGGTAGCGCCGAAGATGTAGAACTTGCTCTGTTCCAGGCTCCAGAGCACCGCCTGGCGACCGTCCCAGTCGAGCCAGAGGGTGCCGAAGAACAACAGGCACAGGAGGCCCGCACCGACGCGGCGCAGGTCGCGGTAGAAGCCGGTGAAGCGGCGGGTGTGGACAGGTCCGTTGGTGGCGGAAAGGGGTTTGCTGGCTATGGGCGGCAGGCTCGGGGTGACCTCGATGACCTGCGCCGGGATTCTCTCGCTCATGATCAGTGCCCATCAGGCTGTTACGGCGAGGCGGACTATAGGAAGGCACTGATGGGCAAAACAGATTCAGATCAGCCGGCAAAAACCATATCAGATGGCATCGAGCAGGCCGCCAGGCCGCAAGGCGCGTGGATTGGGCACGTGGCTGCCGAATCCGTGGCAGCTGTGCGGCATCCGGTCGCGGGCCGTTGGGCGGCTCGGCACCGGTCAGTCGCGGGAGGTCCGCGCGATCAGGGCAGCATCGAGCCGATGGATGCAACCGGCATGACGCAGGTGGGGTAAGCAGGAGGGCAGTACTGGGTGGCGGCCAGGGACGGCGGCAGCGGGCGCATCAGTACGGCAGCGTAGGCAGCACCGAAGGCGCAGATGATGAGGGCAACGCACAACTTTCTTTTTGTTTTCATGGTCAATCCTCTGCACAGGAGGGACATGTTGTTATGGGGCAAGACTAGGAACCGCTGCGACACACCGCCTCGTCCGAATGGACTAGATGCCGGGGTGAACTGCTGAGCGCCATGAACAGCGCGGCAATGGCCCGTGCTTCCTGCAGCTCTCCCGAGGCCACAAGGGCCGGAAGCTGCGACAACGACACCTGCAGGACTTCCAGGGGCTCCGGCTCATCACCCTCGGCGGTACAGGGCTGCAGGTCCTCGGCCAGCACCACGCGGCAGCTGTGGCACAGGTGGCCGGGGGCAAGGGTCAGCAGGCCCAATTCCCGCAGGCGGTTGGCACGCAGGCCAACCTCTTCCATCAATTCGCGATTGGCGGCCTGTTCCGGGCTCTCGTCGCCGTCGACGCCGCCCTTGGGCAGGCCCAGGACCCGTTGCTCGACCCCCACCGCATACTCGCGTACCAGCAGGACATGGTCGGGATCGGGCTTGGCCACCACGATCACCGACTGGTAGCCGGTGCCGCGCAGGCGCTCGTAGACCCGCTGCTGGCCATTGCTGAATTCCAGGTGCAGGGCTTCGATCTGGAACCAGTCGCTTTCGGCCAGCAGTTCGGTCTTCAGAATGGTGGGCAGGCTGCGCATGGCTCGGCTCCCGTGGCGGACCCTTCAGAGGGTCGCGCGCATCGGGGGCGGGGACATCGTCTGGATGGACTAGCGCAATGGCGGTTCGGACAGGCGCCCCTCACCCGTGTGCGAGGGAGGGGCGGGAAGGGGCTCAGCCCAGCGTCGCGACGCTGCGCAGGATCAGCCGGACCAGCATGGTCTGCCGCGTCACGCCGGTCTTGGAGAAGGTGGAGCGCAGGTGCGCCCGCGCGGTATTGCGGCTGATGCCCAGGGCATCGGAGGCCTCGTCCAGGGTCAGGCCGTTGGCCAGGAGCATCGCCAGCTGCGCTTCGGCCGGGGTCAGGTCGAACAGCGCCTTGACGATTTCCTGCGGGGCGCTGGATTCCTGCTCCGGATCGCTGATGAAAATGGCCACCGAAGGGCACTGTTTGCCCTCGTTCCAGGTGGTGGGCGGAATGGAGCGCACGATGATGCCGAGGTCGGCGCGGCCGGACGGGCGCTGCACGCGCATGGCCTCCACCACCGACGGGTGGTTGCTTTTCTGCGACAGCAGGGCCTGCTTCACCAACTGGCGGAACACCTGGCTGTCGCGCGGCGTGCCCACCTGCAGGGTGTCGTTGACCACCTTGATGCCGTCCTTTTCCTCCAGCAGGCGTTCGGCCAGGCGGTTCTTCTGCAGCAGCTTGCCATCCTGGTCGAGGATGATGGTGCCCACCGCCAACTGGTCCACGGCGCCGGCATAGAGGTTGCGCTCGCTTTCCACCCGGTTCAGGTGCATGTGCAACTGCACCGCCTGCTCCAGGTGCGGCAGGAACAGGTTCAGCAGGTCCTTGTCGGCCTGGGAGAAGGCCGGGTCCTGCTTGCCCCGGGAAATGCGGATACGGCACTGGGCGCCGTCGCTGGTGTTGATGTCGGCGCCGAGGATGTGGAACACGTCCACCGGTTCCATGAAGTTCTTGTAGAACTCCGAGTTCAGCCAGTCGCCGTCCGTGACGAACTCCGCCAGGGTGATCACCTGCCGGTTCGGCAGGCCGACGAAGGGGTCCAGATTGTAGAAATGCTGGTTGTAGGAATCCGTGACTTCAGCCGAGGCGCCGTCGGTGTTGATGGTCAGCCCTTCGACGTGCTGGCTCGGCGGCCGCAGGATGAAGGTGGCATAGCGGGACGCAAGGCAATGCTTGAGCTGATCGAGGAACGTGGTCCAGGGAATGTTTTCCAGCGGCCCCTTGTAGAGGTCGCGGAGCATCCCGCTGAATTCGTCGAGCGTGAGAACGTGTGCCATGTCTGAAAGCTTTCTTATTTTTATGACTTAGGAAGATTCTTACAGAGTCTTCAGTCTTTTTTTCAAGGCCAATCGTCTTCCGTCGATCGGTTGACGATTGGCAAGGGGCCGGCTTACGCCGGCTCTTTCACATCCAGGACAACAAAGGTGCGGGGCTCGCTGGCGGCGGCGTTCAGTTCAGCGATGTCGGTGTAGAACTGGTCGTACCACTTGCGCAGCTGGTAGACCGGGCCGTCGCCATCGCAGAGCAGCGGGTTGTCCACGCGGGTCTTGGTGTGCCAGATGGCCACGTCCTCGTAGAACGCATCCTGGGCCTGCTTCACGTAGGCCTTCGCCATCTCGCGGTTCTGCTCGTCGGTCAGCCCCGGCACCTTCTTCACCAGCACGCCGTAGCGCAGGGTGAAGCTGTCGAGGTCGATGGGCACGTGGCAGTTGAGCAGGACCGAGTGGATTTCCACGCCGTCCATCGCACCGGTCATTTCGGTGATCTGGTAGGCCGGGCCGAAGTAGGTGGCCACTGTGGTCAGCTGGCTGTCACCGGAGAGCCGCGCGCTGCCGCCGCGCATGTACTGGATGGCCGTATGGCCTTCGAAACGGTTGCTGAAGTGGGTCAGCTCAGTGCCGTGTACCGAGTCGAAGTGCGCCATATCGGCGACGTTGTCGATCAGCTCGCGGCAGTTTGTGTCGATTTTCATCTCCGCAACTGCCCACTCGGCCCACTCCTCGCTGAAGCAGGCATCGATGCGCGGGATGGCCTGTTCGGCGATGGGCGGATTGCCTTCCGGGTCGTTCCAGACGAACAGCAGGTTGTTCTGCTCCATCACCGGCCAGGACTTGATCTTCGCGCGCGGCGGAATGCGCTTGGCGTAGGGGATGTCGTCGCACACGCCGTCGCCACGCCAGCGCCAGTCATGGAAGGGGCAGCGCACGGCGTCGCCTTCGACGCAGCCTTCGCTGAGGTCGGCGCCCATGTGCGGGCAATAGCCATCGAGGATGCGGATCTGCCCGTCCTCTCCGGCGAAGGCCACCAGGCGGGTGCCGAAGGCGTCCAGGCGGTGGGGTTTGCCATCGCGATACTGGCTGGCCAGGCCCAGGCAGTGCCAACCTCGGGCGAAGCGCGGCTCCAGTTGCTTGGCTTCGATTCGGTGCAGGGTACTCATCTTCTTGTTCTCCCATCAGGCTCGTCGGGGGCTGCAGGCGGCTCGGACGAACCATTGCAGCTAATGCGCTGATCGGATTCTGCGGTGCCAGCATTTCCCGGCATCGTCTGATCGGACGATGGCCGGCTCCACCCTGGCCGATTAACTCTCCGCCAGAACAAGAATCGGAGCGGTGCCCCTGATCGGCATTCGCGGCGAGACCACGCTCGCCGCCGGGCAGGTCAGTCCTGTATTGCAGGACCTGGCAGCGCTCCGCC contains the following coding sequences:
- a CDS encoding methyl-accepting chemotaxis protein, coding for MIKNLRFSHKILLAASLVVIAAFSLFTLYNDYLQRNALRDDLENYLHEMGDITASNIQNWLSGRILLVESVAESLAANPSPDAVPTLLQQRALASTFVFTYFGTQEGHFTMRPDDPMPDGYDPRTRPWYQAAKSAGGTTLTEPYVDASTGKLTMTIATPVQSLGVAGGDLGLDTLVKIINALDFRGTGHAFLVSADGKILVHPNKDLVMKTLRDVFPQNTPAIGSDFSEVEFDGATHIITFTPIKGLPSVNWYLGLSIDKGKAYGMLSEFRASAIVATLIAVVLIIMLLGMLIRVLMQPLHTMGRAMQDIAQGEGDLTRRLVIHAQDEFGELAGAFNRFVERIHGSIREVSSATAQVNQVAKLVLNASNSSMSNSDEQANRTNSVAAAINELGAAAQEIARNAADASHQASSARTLAEDGRQVVERTIQAMNELSGKIRASCGNIETLNSKTVNIGQILEVIKGISEQTNLLALNAAIEAARAGEAGRGFAVVADEVRNLAHRTQESAQEIQQMIEELQVGAREAVTTMTESQRYSEQSVEIANQAGQRLGSVTQRIGEIDGMNQSVATATEEQTAVVDSLNMDITEINTLNQEGVENLQATLRACADLDQQAVRLQQLVGSFRI
- a CDS encoding helicase HerA-like domain-containing protein, giving the protein MPDQRSVILGADQEGNAVSQAMKLANRHGLIAGATGTGKTVTLQRLAEVFSDAGVAVFAADIKGDLCGLGAAGNPQGKVAERIASMPWLGHQPRAYPVTLWDVAGQSGHPLRTTLSEMGPLLLGNLLELTDSQQAALYAAFQVADREGLLLLDLKDLKALLNHLKDHPELLGEDRALFAGASAQALLRRLATLEQQGAEALFGEPALQLEDILQPDRDGRGRIHLLDASRLVHEAPKVYATFLLWLLAELFEQLPERGDADKPVLALFFDEAHLLFSDTPKALQERLEQVVRLIRSKGVGVYFVTQSPSDLPDDVLAQLGLRIQHGLRAFTAKEQKALRAVADGFRPNPAFDTLSVLTELGIGEALVGTLEEKGTPAVVQRVAIAPPQSRIGPLNESERVALVRNSPQAGRYDKAIDRESAYEMLTARAAQAPAETPEPSGGKASSGPGMGDLAGELLGSLASQVMKTAVRQAANQIGRQLVRGLMGSLLGGSKRR
- a CDS encoding inorganic phosphate transporter; translation: MFDLFSGLDAWLVLSLCLALAFVLTFEFINGFHDTANAVATVIYTKAMSPYRAVFLSGVFNFLGVLLGGVGVAYAIVHLLPVELLINVNTGHGLAMVFSLLTAAIAWNLGTWYFGIPASSSHTLIGSILGVGLANALLTEIPLSEGVNWGKAIDIGLSLIFSPAAGFMVAALVLLSLKWLYPLSKMHKTPETRKELDEKKHPPFWNRLVLVLSAMAVSFVHGSNDGQKGVGLIMLVLIGIVPAKFVMDLNSTTYQIERTRDAAIHLSQFYQRHSDTLGEMLALGKSNGSDMPKLYRCDPKQTEPTIAALLRDLNGIASYNDLSDEARIEVRRYLLCLDDTAKKVGKLSELPAREKADLEKLRKDLTATTEYAPFWVILAVALALGIGTMVGWKRVVRTVGEKIGKHGMTYAQGMSAQITAACAIGLANIYSLPVSTTHVLSSGVAGTMVANKSGLQGGTVRNILMAWVLTLPTSMALSAGLFWLAITFIV
- the mapR gene encoding GntR family transcriptional regulator MpaR (MapR regulates genes involved in Pseudomonas quinolone signal (PQS) production and anthranilate metabolism) produces the protein MKRYEKFADEIAELIRTGVLAPGQKVPSVRHASRTYGVSASTVFQAYYLLESRGLIMARARSGYFVCEHVRRPLPEPQPGPREAATTEVDVSELVFSVLSSIKDPDTVPFGSAFPSPELFPLPRLARSMAHAVREMDPRSTVADMTPGNHALRRQIALRYMVGGLPLPIEELVICNGALEALNLCLQVVARPGDLVAIEAPAFYASLQVLERLKLKAVEIPVHPRDGIDLQVLEDSLERLPIKACWFMSNFQNPLGASLSEGKKRQLAALLAKHQVPMIEDDVYAELYFGQHAPKPVKAFDTEGLVMHCSSFSKSLAPGYRVGWVAGGRFASQIERLKLMTSISASVPAQAAIADYLQHGGYDRHLRKLRYALESQRNAMLAAVARHFPEETRVSQPDGGYFLWLEFPEQVDSLRLFQLALAQGISIAPGPIFSATRRFGHCARLNFGHPWSNSSEQAMETLGRIIRSLTGNL
- the ccoG gene encoding cytochrome c oxidase accessory protein CcoG → MSERIPAQVIEVTPSLPPIASKPLSATNGPVHTRRFTGFYRDLRRVGAGLLCLLFFGTLWLDWDGRQAVLWSLEQSKFYIFGATFWPQDFILLSGLLIICAFGLFFITVFAGRVWCGYTCPQSVWTWIFMWCEQVTEGDRNQRIKLAAAPWSAGKLLRRGVKHGLWLAISLATAITFVGYFTPVRELVANLFTWEIGGTALFWVIFFTAATYINAGWMREQVCIHMCPYARFQSVMFDKDTLIVSYDAARGESRGPRKKDSDPKAQGLGDCIDCQMCVQVCPTGIDIRDGLQIACIGCAACIDACDSIMDRMGYARGLVGYSSERALEGGRTRLLRPRLIGYATALVLMIVALGWMGATRPQLSVDVIKDRGMFRENAAGEIENIYNLKLINKTQRAQRYVVELADTAGFRLQGEHQVSIGAGEILSLPVSVALTDDGGPAGSRPLRFVVRSLDDPATEASAGSTFVSPRR
- the nudE gene encoding ADP compounds hydrolase NudE; its protein translation is MRSLPTILKTELLAESDWFQIEALHLEFSNGQQRVYERLRGTGYQSVIVVAKPDPDHVLLVREYAVGVEQRVLGLPKGGVDGDESPEQAANRELMEEVGLRANRLRELGLLTLAPGHLCHSCRVVLAEDLQPCTAEGDEPEPLEVLQVSLSQLPALVASGELQEARAIAALFMALSSSPRHLVHSDEAVCRSGS